The Celeribacter baekdonensis genomic interval GTTCTGGCGTTCGGTCTTGCGGGGGGCGCCTTGGCGGGCGTCACCGAAGAGGACCTGCTGAACGACGCAAACACACCGGGCGATATTTTGACCAACGGCATGGGGCGCGATCTGCAACGCTATTCGCCGCTTGAAACGCTCAACAAAGAGAACGTGAAAAACCTTGTTCCGGCATGGGCCTTTAGCCTTGGTGGCGAAAAGCAGCGCGGGCAAGAGACCCAGCCTTTGGTGCATGACGGCATCATGTATGTGACGGGGTCCTATTCGCGCCTTTATGCGATCGACATGACCAACGGCAAAGAGATCTGGCAATATGACGCCCGTCTGCCCGAAGGCATTTTGCCCTGCTGTGACGTGATCAACCGTGGCGGCGCGATCTATGGCGACAACATCTATTTCGGCACGTTGGACGCACGCATCGTGGCGTTGGATTTGAAAACCGGCGATGTGAAATGGAACAAAAAGATCGCCAACTACAAAGAAGGCTATTCCTACACAGCCGCGCCTTTGATCGTGAACGGTCTGGTCATCACTGGTAACTCCGGCGGTGAATTTGGCATCGTCGGCGAAGTGCAGGCACGCGACGCGGAAACCGGTGAAATGGTTTGGACACGTCCGGTGATCGAAGGTCACATGGGCACGCTCAATGGCGAAGACTCGACCATGACCGGGACACTGAACGCAACCTGGCCGGGCGATATGTGGAAAACCGGCGGCGGGGCAACTTGGCTCGGTGGCTCCTATGACGCCGACACCAACACGTTGGTCTTTGGGACGGGCAACCCGGCACCGTGGAACTCGCATCTGCGCAACGCGGGCACACCTGTTGAGGGCAACACGGGCGATAACCTTTACGCCGCATCGCGTTTGGGCATTGATCCGGCCACCGGCGAAATCAAATGGCACTTTCAAACCACGCCGCGCGAAGGCTGGGACTTTGACGGGGTGAACGAGGTTGTGGCCTTTGTCGACAAAGACGGCAACAAACGCTTCGCCACCGCCGACCGCAACGGTTTCTTCTACGTGTTGAACCGCGAAGACGGCGCTTTTGTGAACGCAACCCCGTTTGTCTCTGACATCACCTGGGCCAAAGGGATTGATGAAACCGGTCGTCCGATCTACGTCGAAGAGGCCCGTCCGGGCAACCCGCTTGAGGCGGAAAAAGGCGAGATGGTGTTCTCGGTTCCGTCCTTCTTGGGGGGCAAAAACTGGATGCCGATGGCACACAGCCAAAAGACCGGCATGTTCTATGTGCCGTCGAACGAGTGGGGCATGGACATCTGGAACGAGCCGATTTCCTACAAAAAAGGCGCGGCTTACCTTGGCGCGGGTTTCACCATCAAACCGATCTTTGAAAGCCACATCGGGTCTTTGAAAGCGATTCAGCCGGAAACCGGCGAGATCAAATGGGACTTCCAAAACGAAGCGCCGCTTTGGGGTGGTGTGATGACGACGGCTGGCGGCCTCGTGTTCTTCGGCACGCCTGAAGGGGAATTCATCGCGCTTGACGATGAGACCGGTGAGAAACTCTGGTCGTTCCAAACCGGCTCCGGCATCGTTGGTCAGCCTGTGACCTTTGAAATGGACGGCGAACAGTATGTCACCGTTGTGTCCGGCTGGGGTGGTGCGGTTCCGCTCTGGGGTGGTGAAGTGGCCAAAAAGGTCAACTATCTGAACCAAGGTGGCACGGTCTGGACCTTTAAATTGCCGAAACAACTGGCCATGGCGAACTGATCTCAGTCTCTTAAATCGGTGCTGAGGCACCTCTGGCCCCGCTGCGGTTCTGTGCCGTGGCGGGGTTTTCTTTTGCGCTTATGTGCGGCGCTTATCAGAGGTCTCGCGGCAAGGTTTTGATCCGCGGCTGATGGGCCAAAATGTCGGTTGAGGCAAGAGCGTATGTCCGCATGTTTGACGTGCCAGAGGTTGCGCGAAAGGCGTCATAGCCAAGGCCGAGCGCGACAGGTTTGGACCCTGCGGGGACACCAGATCGCGCCACGAAGAGACGCGAGGTGCAGCATGATACATCTGAGGGGATAAGTGGCAGTCCATAGGGGAATCGAACCCCTCTTTCCAGGTTGAAAACCTGGCGTCCTAACCGATAGACGAATGGACCGCGCTTTTGGTAGGCGGCTAATTAGACGGCATGACGCCGAAGCGCAAGAGGGTTTCGAGACAATTTTGCGATTTTCTTTTGCGGAGGACGACCGGCCAGACAGAACGGCAGTCACAGGCGATTTGGGGCGCTGTCTGGCGGACTTTGGCTGAGTGGAATGGGGGTTGACTGAAATCAGTGTTCTGAGGCGTGGAACAGGTCAGAATGATCTCAAGCTGCGGGCAATGCCGCCTTGAGTGAGTGGAGGATGTGATGGCACACCAGATCAAAACGACGCCCCCCAAAGTCAATGCCCCTCGGAAACCTGCGGCCAAAATGGCTTTGGTGAAACCGGGTGAGGCGCGTGACAAGGGGGCTGCGACCCCAAGGTCTTTGGGGACGCCCGAGCGCGACACGGATCAGGATTTCAACGTCTATAACGTGATGGACAAGGCGGCCAATGCCGCGTTGGCGCGGGTGACTATGGGCATTGCCCCCTCGGCTCTGGCTGCGGCTTGGGCGGATTGGCTGACCCATCTGGCAACCGCCCCCGGCAAACAATTGGAACTGATCGAGAAGGCCGGGAAAAAGGCCTCTCGCCAGATGCAATATGCCGGGCGATGCCTGTCGGGGGCTGACGTGCAGCCCTGTATCGAAAGCCTGCCACAGGACCACCGGTTTCGCGATCCGTCTTGGCAAGAATGGCCGTATAATATGATGTATCAGTCGTTTTTATTGCAACAACAATGGTGGCACAACGCGATGACCGATGTGCCGGGCATGACGAAACAGCATGAAAATGTGATGGCGTTTTTGGCGCGTCAGGTGCTTGATATGATGTCGCCATCAAACCTGCCGCTGACCAACCCCGAGGTTTTGCAGGCGACGCTGGCGCAGGGGGGCATGAACCTTGTGCGTGGGGCGCAAAATTTTGGCGAAGACATCAAGCGCTATGTGACGAAAGAAAAATCACCCGAGGCCGAGGCGTTTCAACTTGGCCGCGATTTGGCGACCAGCCCGGGTCAGGTGGTCTATCGCAACCGCTTGATCGAGCTGATTCAATATGCGCCGACAACGGATCAGGTTCATCCCGAACCGATCCTGATCGTGCCCGCATGGATCATGAAATATTACATTCTCGATCTGTCGCCCGAAAATTCGATGGTCAAATTTCTGACCGGGCAGGGGTTTAGCGTGTTCATGATTTCTTGGCTCAACCCGGAGGCCGAAGACCGTGATCTGAGCATGGAGGATTACCGTGCGATGGGCATCATGGAGGCCTTGGACGCGGTTCAGGCGATCACCGGTTCGGATCATGTGCATGGGTTGGGCTATTGTCTTGGCGGTACTTTGCTGGCGATTGCGGCGGCGGCGATGGCGCGCGATGGCGACACGCGGTTTGACACGCTGACGTTTTTGGCCGCGCAAACCGATTTCACCGAAGCGGGCGAATTGACCCTGTTTATCAACGACAGTCAGGTCAATTTTCTCGAAGATATGATGTGGGATCAGGGTTATTTGTCGACCGAACAGATGGGCGGTGCCTTCCGCCTGTTGCGCTCTGCCGATCTGATCTGGTCGCGCAATGTCCATGATTATCTGATGGGTGAGCGGATGAAGATGTTTGATCTTCTGGCGTGGAATGCCGATGGCACGCGGTTGCCCTATACAATGCATGCGCAATACCTGCGCCAGTTGTTTTTGAACAATGATCTGGCCGAAGGGCGCTATGAGGTCGCGGGCAAACCGATTGCGATCTCCGACATTCGTGCGCCGATTTTTGCGGTCGGCACCGAGGATGACCATGTGGCCCCGTGGAAATCGGTTTATAAATTCCACCGCTTTGCCGACACAGATGTCACCTTTGTTCTGACCAATGGCGGGCACAACGCCGGAATCGTCACCGAACCCGGCCATCGGGGCCGTCATTTCCGCATGGCGACCACAGCGTTTGATGCGCCGTTCCGCGATGCGGATGAGTGGCAAGAGGCGGTGGCCCCGCAGGAGGGATCATGGTGGACAGCGCACGCGCTGTGGTTGAAAGAACGCTCCGGCCCGCTGGGGGATCTGCCAGCTATGGGGCGTGCAGAGGCGGGCTATGCGCCGCTCTGTGCGGCACCGGGGACCTATGTGCTTCGGGCGTGAGGGGCCTGTGGTTCAAGTGTGATCCAGCACGCCCCCAACAAACAGCATCGCCGGGACAAAACCCCGGCGATGACAGTTTGAGTGCCTTAAATGGCGCGTCTGATCGCCCGAACCGGACGTGCGCTTAGTTCGGCAAAGATTTCATCGCATTCGCGGCCACAATCATCGGGCGAAAGGTGAACACGTCGCGGGTGGTTGCGTCGACATCGACCTTGACCCAATGCACGTTCGGGGAGCCAAATGTCTGAACACGGGTGAAATTGGCCAACATGTGGGATGCGTTCGGCAGCGGCTTGTCCATTTTAAAGTAATGGGTGTCGCCATGGACCAAAACGACTTGGCCGTCGAAGGCTTCGGTCTGAGCCATCAGCGCGTCGAGGAAGGCGGCATAGCCTTCTTTGCCCGACAGGCGGCTTTCGTCGTCATCCTCGGTCTCAGGAATGTCAAAGCCCATGTCAGCCTGAAGCACGATCATGATGCCCATGTCACCGGCGTCTTTGGCCATGGCAAAGGACTCGGTCAGCCAGGCGATGTTTGCGGCATCGCGCTCTTTGTACTCCGCGTTGTCAGCGGCACATTGCTCTGCGGTGCGTTCGCTTTTTTTGGTACAGGCCGCGTCATCGACGACCATGTTGTTGTTGGACCCCGGCACGTTGAGGCCCACAAACATGGCCCCATCACGGCTGTAGCGGGTGTTCTCGGCATAGGCTTCGCCCGGTGTGCCTTGGTGCTCAACCGGCATCTTGGTTGCGCCAAAGGTGTCGAGGGTGTTGAACATCGTCTGGCGGATATGGCTCAGGCGCTCAAGGTTGTCCCAGCCACCGTTGTTGGTGCGATGACAATCGGTCCATTCGTTGTCGCCGGGCACATAGATGACCGGGGCGCTGAGGCTGTCAAACATGGTGATCGCATCGGTATAGATCGCATCGGTGCACTCAGAAGACCCGTCTTTGATATCACCATCATACATGGAAAAGGCGATGTCTGAGGCGTTGATATCCGCGATCAGCGCGGGAATAAACGGGGCGTCATCGGCCTTGGCATAGGGCATGTCGCCCCAAAGGCCCATGGAAAACGGGTCGGCAGAGGCTGCGCCAGCCATCATCATGCCGCAGACACTGACGGTCGCGAGCAACCGGGAAACGGTCATCATTTTGAGATCTCCTTTGAACGCAGCAAAGCACCGCGCAGAGGCTCTCTAATACGAGGCTGTGAACCTGTCGTGACAGAGGGGCGGACAACCGAAACGTCAACACGACAGCCAAACGGCGCAGCGCAGCGATGGGAGATAAGATCGGGATATGGGGAAAGTGGCAGTCCATAGGGGAATCGAACCCCTCTTTCCAGGTTGAAAACCTGGCGTCCTAACCGATAGACGAATGGACCGCGCTTGGTGTGAGCGGGTGTTTAGACGGGCAGCCGCGTAGGCGCAAGAGGAATTTTGCGCATTGGCGGCAGAATCTTACAACTTGGTGACAGCGAGGATGCGTCACGCGGGCCATCATGCCCGAGCCGCGTCCTCAAGGCGCAATTGCACCGATTGCCGCCCGCCCCAAGTGTTGATTTCAAGCCGTCCAGCCAAATGGAATCGCGCACCACCATGGGCCTCAAGCGCCGGACCCAGAGCGCCATCATACGCGCCAAAACAAATCGCCTCCAAACGCGGTCCCAGACCGTCGGAAAAGCTGATTTTCAGGTGGCTTTCGCCAATGCGTCGGGCGAAATGGATGGCACAGGACGGAAAAGCAAACCGCGGGGCAGGGGCGGCGGCCCCAAACGGCCCTGCGGCCTCTAACCGGGTGATCAGATCAATCGTGGCGGCACCGGGCATGAGCATCCCGTCGAGTTTCAAATCCGCAGGCCCGCCGTCGCCCGCGCCCTGTTTGGCGAGCAATTCAGACAGGCGTTCCATCGCGGGTTCCAATTTGTCCCGCATCACGGTCAAACCCGCCGCCATCTTATGGCCGCCGCCTTTGACCAAAAGCCCCTCAGCCGCCAGTTTTTGGA includes:
- a CDS encoding PQQ-dependent methanol/ethanol family dehydrogenase translates to MNRFLSAASAAVLAFGLAGGALAGVTEEDLLNDANTPGDILTNGMGRDLQRYSPLETLNKENVKNLVPAWAFSLGGEKQRGQETQPLVHDGIMYVTGSYSRLYAIDMTNGKEIWQYDARLPEGILPCCDVINRGGAIYGDNIYFGTLDARIVALDLKTGDVKWNKKIANYKEGYSYTAAPLIVNGLVITGNSGGEFGIVGEVQARDAETGEMVWTRPVIEGHMGTLNGEDSTMTGTLNATWPGDMWKTGGGATWLGGSYDADTNTLVFGTGNPAPWNSHLRNAGTPVEGNTGDNLYAASRLGIDPATGEIKWHFQTTPREGWDFDGVNEVVAFVDKDGNKRFATADRNGFFYVLNREDGAFVNATPFVSDITWAKGIDETGRPIYVEEARPGNPLEAEKGEMVFSVPSFLGGKNWMPMAHSQKTGMFYVPSNEWGMDIWNEPISYKKGAAYLGAGFTIKPIFESHIGSLKAIQPETGEIKWDFQNEAPLWGGVMTTAGGLVFFGTPEGEFIALDDETGEKLWSFQTGSGIVGQPVTFEMDGEQYVTVVSGWGGAVPLWGGEVAKKVNYLNQGGTVWTFKLPKQLAMAN
- a CDS encoding PHA/PHB synthase family protein — encoded protein: MAHQIKTTPPKVNAPRKPAAKMALVKPGEARDKGAATPRSLGTPERDTDQDFNVYNVMDKAANAALARVTMGIAPSALAAAWADWLTHLATAPGKQLELIEKAGKKASRQMQYAGRCLSGADVQPCIESLPQDHRFRDPSWQEWPYNMMYQSFLLQQQWWHNAMTDVPGMTKQHENVMAFLARQVLDMMSPSNLPLTNPEVLQATLAQGGMNLVRGAQNFGEDIKRYVTKEKSPEAEAFQLGRDLATSPGQVVYRNRLIELIQYAPTTDQVHPEPILIVPAWIMKYYILDLSPENSMVKFLTGQGFSVFMISWLNPEAEDRDLSMEDYRAMGIMEALDAVQAITGSDHVHGLGYCLGGTLLAIAAAAMARDGDTRFDTLTFLAAQTDFTEAGELTLFINDSQVNFLEDMMWDQGYLSTEQMGGAFRLLRSADLIWSRNVHDYLMGERMKMFDLLAWNADGTRLPYTMHAQYLRQLFLNNDLAEGRYEVAGKPIAISDIRAPIFAVGTEDDHVAPWKSVYKFHRFADTDVTFVLTNGGHNAGIVTEPGHRGRHFRMATTAFDAPFRDADEWQEAVAPQEGSWWTAHALWLKERSGPLGDLPAMGRAEAGYAPLCAAPGTYVLRA